A single Stutzerimonas stutzeri DNA region contains:
- a CDS encoding polyamine ABC transporter substrate-binding protein, with the protein MRSTLKSLIVAVAVSGAASAQAASVHIYNWSDYIGETTLEAFEKETGIKPVYDVFDSNETLEGKLLAGRTGYDVVVPSNHFLGKQIRAGAFQKLDRSKLTNWDNLDPALLKQLEKNDPGNAHAVPYLWGTNGIGYNVEQVTSALGIEKVDSWAVLFEPENAKKLAGCGIAFLDSADEMIPAMLNYLGLDPNSENPDDYAKAEAKLLEVRPYVRYFHSSKYVSDLANGNICIAAGFSGDVFQAAARADEAGKGIDIAYSIPKEGGNLWFDMLAVPADAQNVDEAHTFINYLLKPDVIASVSDYVGYANPNLKAGELMDQEVRNDESVYPPQAVLDRLYVSAELPPKIMRLMTRSWTKIKSGQ; encoded by the coding sequence ATGCGCTCGACACTGAAGTCGCTTATCGTCGCCGTTGCCGTTAGCGGTGCCGCCTCGGCCCAGGCTGCCTCCGTACATATCTACAACTGGTCGGACTACATCGGCGAAACGACGCTGGAAGCGTTCGAGAAAGAGACCGGCATCAAGCCTGTCTACGACGTCTTCGATTCCAACGAGACCCTGGAAGGCAAGCTGCTCGCCGGCCGCACCGGCTATGACGTGGTGGTGCCTTCCAACCATTTTCTCGGCAAGCAGATCCGTGCCGGCGCGTTCCAGAAGCTCGATCGCAGCAAACTGACGAACTGGGACAACCTGGACCCGGCGCTGCTCAAGCAACTCGAAAAGAACGACCCGGGTAATGCCCATGCCGTGCCCTATCTATGGGGCACCAACGGCATCGGTTACAACGTCGAGCAGGTGACTTCCGCGCTGGGCATCGAGAAGGTCGATTCCTGGGCGGTGCTGTTCGAGCCGGAAAATGCCAAGAAGCTTGCCGGCTGCGGAATCGCCTTTCTCGACTCGGCCGACGAAATGATCCCGGCCATGCTCAATTACCTGGGCTTGGACCCCAACAGCGAAAACCCGGACGACTACGCCAAGGCCGAGGCCAAACTGCTGGAAGTGCGACCCTATGTCCGCTATTTCCACTCCTCCAAGTATGTTTCCGATCTGGCCAATGGCAATATCTGCATTGCCGCCGGGTTCTCTGGCGACGTCTTCCAGGCGGCCGCCCGCGCCGACGAAGCGGGCAAGGGCATCGACATCGCCTATTCGATTCCCAAGGAAGGCGGCAACCTGTGGTTCGACATGCTGGCCGTCCCGGCGGATGCGCAGAATGTCGACGAGGCCCACACCTTCATCAATTACCTGCTCAAGCCCGACGTGATCGCCTCGGTGAGCGACTACGTCGGTTACGCCAACCCCAATCTCAAGGCGGGTGAGCTGATGGATCAGGAGGTCCGCAACGATGAGTCCGTCTACCCGCCGCAGGCGGTGCTCGACCGGCTCTACGTGTCGGCCGAATTGCCGCCCAAGATCATGCGTCTGATGACGCGCAGCTGGACCAAGATCAAGTCCGGCCAGTAG
- a CDS encoding polyamine ABC transporter substrate-binding protein translates to MKPFAKTLVAMTLAGTAAGAAQAQEKVLHVYNWSDYIAEDTLENFTKETGIKVVYDVFDSNEVLEAKLLAGSSGYDVVVPSNPFLAKQIKAGVFQKLDKSQLPNWENLDKDLLKALQPSDPDNLYAVPYMWGTIGIGYNPEKVKAALGEDAPVDSWDLVFKPENMEKLKACGVSFLDSPTEILPAALHYLGYEPDSSKTDELKKAEELFMQIRPNVAYFHSSKYISDLANGNVCVAIGYSGDIYQAKARAEEAGGSVTVGYNIPKEGAGTFFDMLAVPADAKNVENAHVFLNYLMKPDVMASITNYVQFPNGNAAATPLVDEAIRTDPGVYPSQDVLKKLYTFPDLDSKTQRTMTRSWTKIKSGR, encoded by the coding sequence ATGAAACCCTTTGCCAAGACACTCGTTGCCATGACGCTGGCCGGCACCGCCGCCGGCGCTGCGCAGGCCCAAGAAAAGGTGCTGCACGTATACAACTGGTCCGACTACATCGCCGAGGACACGTTGGAGAACTTCACCAAGGAGACCGGCATCAAGGTTGTCTACGACGTCTTCGACTCCAATGAAGTGCTGGAAGCCAAGCTGCTCGCCGGCAGCTCCGGTTATGACGTGGTCGTGCCGTCCAACCCGTTCCTGGCCAAGCAGATCAAGGCCGGCGTGTTCCAGAAGCTCGACAAGAGCCAACTGCCGAACTGGGAAAACCTCGACAAGGACCTGCTCAAGGCCCTGCAGCCGAGCGACCCCGACAACCTGTATGCCGTTCCCTACATGTGGGGCACCATCGGGATCGGCTACAACCCCGAGAAGGTCAAGGCTGCGCTTGGCGAAGACGCTCCGGTCGATTCATGGGATCTGGTCTTCAAGCCGGAAAACATGGAAAAGCTCAAGGCTTGTGGCGTTTCCTTCCTCGACTCACCGACGGAAATCCTGCCAGCCGCGCTGCATTATCTCGGCTATGAGCCGGACAGCAGCAAGACCGACGAACTGAAGAAGGCCGAAGAGCTGTTCATGCAGATTCGCCCGAACGTGGCCTACTTCCATTCGTCCAAGTACATCTCGGACCTGGCCAACGGCAACGTCTGCGTCGCCATCGGCTACTCCGGCGACATCTATCAGGCCAAGGCGCGCGCCGAAGAAGCGGGCGGCAGTGTCACGGTGGGCTATAACATTCCCAAGGAAGGCGCTGGTACTTTCTTCGACATGCTCGCCGTTCCGGCCGATGCGAAGAACGTCGAGAACGCCCACGTGTTCCTCAACTATCTGATGAAGCCGGATGTCATGGCCTCCATCACCAACTACGTGCAGTTCCCCAACGGCAACGCCGCCGCAACGCCGCTGGTCGACGAAGCGATCCGCACCGATCCGGGCGTCTACCCGTCGCAGGACGTGCTGAAGAAGCTCTACACCTTCCCCGACCTGGACTCCAAGACCCAGCGCACCATGACGCGTAGCTGGACCAAGATCAAATCCGGCCGTTGA
- a CDS encoding aspartate aminotransferase family protein codes for MSDSQTLQWQALSRDHHLPPFTDFKALNAKGTRIITRGEGVYLWDSEGHKILDAMAGLWCVNLGYGREELVEAATRQMRELPYYNLFFQTAHPPALALARAIAEIAPQGMNHVFFTGSGSEANDTVLRMVRHYWAIKGQPQKKVVIGRWNGYHGSTVAGASLGGMKAMHEQGDGPIPGIEHIDQPYWFGEGGDLDPDEFGVRVADQLERKILEVGEDRVAAFIAEPIQGAGGVIIPPDSYWPRIREILARYDILFVADEVICGFGRTGEWFGSDYYGNAPDLMPIAKGLTSGYLPMGGVVVRDEVVHTLNEGGEFYHGFTYSGHPVAAAVALENIRIMREEKVVEQVRTKTAPYLQSRWQELSEHSLVGQARGVGMLGALELVKNKKTRERFADPGVGMLCREHCFRNGLVMRAVGDTMIISPPLVINEAQIDELIDKVRQCLDATAKDALG; via the coding sequence ATGAGCGATTCGCAAACCCTTCAGTGGCAAGCCCTGAGCCGCGACCATCATCTGCCGCCCTTCACCGACTTCAAAGCACTCAACGCCAAGGGCACGCGCATCATCACCCGGGGCGAAGGCGTCTACCTCTGGGACAGCGAAGGTCACAAGATTCTCGACGCCATGGCCGGCCTCTGGTGCGTCAACCTCGGCTATGGCCGTGAGGAACTGGTCGAGGCGGCCACCCGCCAGATGCGCGAACTGCCCTACTACAACCTGTTCTTCCAGACCGCGCATCCTCCTGCGCTGGCGCTGGCCCGAGCGATTGCCGAGATCGCCCCGCAAGGCATGAATCATGTGTTCTTCACCGGCTCTGGCTCGGAGGCCAACGATACGGTGCTGCGCATGGTGCGCCACTATTGGGCGATCAAGGGCCAGCCGCAGAAGAAGGTGGTCATTGGCCGCTGGAATGGCTACCACGGCTCGACCGTCGCCGGCGCCAGCCTCGGCGGGATGAAAGCGATGCACGAGCAGGGTGACGGGCCGATCCCGGGGATCGAGCACATCGACCAGCCCTACTGGTTTGGGGAAGGGGGCGATCTCGACCCGGACGAGTTCGGCGTTCGCGTGGCCGATCAGCTGGAGCGCAAGATTCTCGAGGTCGGTGAAGACCGGGTCGCCGCGTTCATCGCCGAGCCGATCCAGGGGGCCGGCGGAGTGATCATCCCTCCGGACAGCTACTGGCCGCGGATTCGAGAAATTCTCGCCCGTTACGACATCCTCTTCGTTGCCGATGAGGTCATCTGTGGCTTCGGTCGGACCGGCGAATGGTTCGGCAGCGACTACTACGGCAACGCGCCGGACCTGATGCCCATCGCCAAGGGGCTGACCTCCGGCTACCTGCCGATGGGGGGCGTGGTGGTGCGCGACGAAGTGGTGCATACGCTCAACGAAGGCGGTGAGTTCTACCACGGCTTCACCTACTCCGGGCACCCGGTGGCGGCCGCGGTGGCGCTGGAAAACATCCGCATCATGCGCGAGGAGAAGGTCGTCGAGCAGGTCAGGACGAAGACGGCACCTTATTTGCAATCTCGCTGGCAGGAGCTGAGCGAGCATTCGCTGGTGGGGCAGGCGCGTGGTGTGGGAATGCTGGGTGCGCTGGAGTTGGTCAAGAACAAGAAGACCCGTGAACGTTTCGCCGATCCCGGCGTGGGCATGCTCTGTCGTGAACATTGCTTCCGCAACGGCCTGGTGATGCGGGCCGTGGGCGACACCATGATCATCTCGCCGCCATTGGTCATCAACGAAGCGCAGATCGATGAGTTGATCGACAAGGTGCGGCAATGCCTCGATGCCACCGCAAAGGATGCGCTCGGGTGA
- a CDS encoding glutamine synthetase family protein codes for MSSKLDQLTGWLKERKITEVECLISDLTGIARGKISPTNKFLDEKGMRLPESVLLQTVTGDYVEDDIYYQLLDPADIDMFCRPDPDAVFLVPWAIEPTAQVIHDTYDKMGNPIEISPRNILKRVLKMYADKGWQPIVAPEMEFYLTKRCEDPDLPFQPPIGRSGRQETGRQSFSIDAANEFDPLFEDMYDWCEAQGLDLDTLIHEEGTAQMEINFRHGEALHLADQILVFKRTMREAALKHNVAATFMAKPMTGEPGSAMHLHQSVVDETGRNIFSNSDGTMSQLFLYHVGGLQKYIPELLPLFAPNVNSFRRFLPDTSAPVNVEWGEENRTVGLRVPDSDPQNRRVENRLPGADANPYLAIAASLLCGYIGMVEELTPSQPVKGRGYERRNLRLPLTLEAALERMENCRQLEKYLSPKFITGYVAVKRAEQENYHRVISSWEREFLMLSV; via the coding sequence ATGTCCAGCAAGCTCGACCAGCTCACCGGCTGGCTGAAAGAACGCAAGATCACCGAGGTGGAATGCCTGATCAGCGACCTGACCGGCATCGCCCGCGGCAAGATCTCTCCCACCAACAAATTCCTTGACGAGAAGGGCATGCGCCTGCCGGAAAGCGTGCTGTTGCAAACCGTCACCGGTGATTATGTCGAGGATGACATCTATTACCAGTTGCTCGATCCGGCCGATATCGACATGTTCTGTCGGCCCGACCCCGATGCGGTGTTCCTGGTGCCCTGGGCAATCGAGCCGACTGCCCAGGTGATTCACGATACCTACGACAAGATGGGCAACCCCATCGAAATCTCGCCCCGTAACATTCTCAAGCGCGTGCTGAAAATGTATGCCGACAAGGGCTGGCAGCCGATCGTCGCGCCGGAGATGGAGTTCTACCTGACCAAGCGCTGCGAGGACCCGGACCTGCCGTTCCAGCCGCCGATTGGTCGTTCCGGTCGCCAGGAGACGGGGCGCCAGTCGTTTTCCATCGACGCGGCCAACGAATTCGATCCGTTGTTCGAAGACATGTACGACTGGTGCGAGGCGCAGGGGCTGGATCTGGACACACTGATCCATGAGGAAGGCACCGCGCAGATGGAAATCAATTTCCGTCACGGCGAGGCGTTGCACCTGGCGGACCAGATTCTGGTGTTCAAGCGCACCATGCGCGAGGCGGCGCTCAAGCACAACGTCGCCGCCACCTTCATGGCCAAACCCATGACCGGCGAGCCGGGCAGCGCCATGCATCTGCATCAGAGTGTGGTCGACGAGACGGGCCGCAACATCTTCTCCAACAGCGACGGCACCATGAGCCAGCTGTTCCTGTACCACGTCGGCGGGTTGCAGAAATATATCCCCGAGCTGCTTCCGCTGTTCGCGCCGAACGTCAACTCGTTCCGCCGCTTCCTGCCCGACACCTCGGCCCCGGTCAACGTCGAATGGGGCGAGGAAAACCGCACCGTCGGCTTGCGGGTGCCGGATTCCGACCCGCAGAACCGCCGTGTCGAGAACCGCCTGCCGGGCGCCGACGCCAATCCGTATCTGGCCATCGCCGCAAGCCTCCTGTGCGGCTACATCGGTATGGTCGAGGAGCTGACGCCGAGCCAGCCGGTGAAGGGCCGCGGCTACGAACGCCGCAACCTGCGCCTGCCGTTGACCCTTGAGGCCGCGCTGGAGCGCATGGAGAACTGCCGTCAATTGGAGAAATACCTGAGTCCCAAATTCATTACCGGTTACGTCGCGGTCAAGCGCGCCGAGCAGGAGAACTACCACCGGGTCATCAGTTCGTGGGAGCGCGAGTTCCTGATGTTGTCGGTTTGA
- a CDS encoding gamma-glutamyl-gamma-aminobutyrate hydrolase family protein: MSRMPLIGVCACTRQIGHHSFHIAGDKYLRAAAIAGLPLVIPALSELIDPAALLDSVDGLLFTGSPSNVEPHRYGGPASAEGTHHDPSRDQLTLPLIRAAVEAGIPVFGVCRGFQEMNVAFGGSLHQNVHEAGPYADHRERPEDPVDIQYGFSHELHVQPGGLLERLGLPAHIQVNSVHGQGVERLGEGLRIEALAPDGLIEAFSVEAAASFALGVQWHPEWKVHENPHYLALFQGFARACRERAERR; this comes from the coding sequence ATGTCACGCATGCCATTGATCGGCGTTTGCGCCTGTACCAGGCAGATCGGCCACCACAGCTTCCATATCGCCGGGGACAAGTACCTTCGCGCAGCCGCCATCGCGGGTCTGCCGCTGGTCATACCGGCGCTCAGCGAACTCATCGATCCGGCAGCGCTACTCGATAGCGTAGACGGGCTGCTGTTCACCGGCTCGCCGTCCAATGTCGAGCCTCACCGCTATGGGGGTCCCGCCAGTGCCGAGGGAACGCATCACGATCCTTCTCGCGACCAGCTGACGCTGCCGCTGATCCGCGCGGCGGTCGAAGCCGGGATTCCGGTGTTCGGTGTTTGCCGCGGTTTCCAGGAAATGAACGTGGCGTTCGGCGGCAGCCTGCACCAGAACGTGCACGAGGCCGGACCCTACGCCGATCACCGTGAACGGCCAGAAGACCCAGTCGACATCCAGTACGGGTTCAGCCACGAGTTGCATGTACAGCCCGGAGGGCTGCTGGAGCGTCTGGGGTTGCCGGCGCACATCCAGGTCAATTCGGTGCACGGTCAGGGTGTCGAGCGCCTGGGCGAGGGGCTGCGCATCGAAGCCCTGGCACCCGACGGGCTGATCGAAGCCTTCTCCGTCGAGGCGGCGGCAAGCTTCGCGCTCGGCGTGCAATGGCATCCGGAGTGGAAAGTTCACGAAAACCCCCATTACCTGGCGCTGTTTCAGGGCTTCGCCCGAGCTTGCCGGGAACGCGCTGAGCGCCGCTGA
- a CDS encoding glutamine synthetase family protein: MLPPPRAVQLNEANAFLKEHPEVQYIDLLIADMNGVVRGKRIERASLHRVYEKGINLPASLFALDINGITVESTGLGMDIGDSDRTCFPIPNTLSNEPWQKRPTAQLLMTMHERDGSPFFADPREVLRQVVSKFDELGLTICAAFELEFYLIDQENVNGRPQPPRSPISGKRPHSTQVYLIDDLDEYVDCLQDVLEGAKEQGIPADAIVKESAPAQFEVNLHHVADPIKACDYAVLLKRLIKNIAYDHEMDTTFMAKPYPGQAGNGLHVHISLLDKSGNNIFATDNPLESETLRHAIGGIQQTMAASMAFLCPNVNSYRRFGAQFYVPNAPCWGLDNRTVALRVPTDSPDAVRIEHRVAGADANPYLLLASVLAGIHHGLTNKIAPDEPIEGNSYEQVEPSLPSNLRDALRELDDSEIMARYISPQYIDIFVACKESELEEFEHSISDLEYNWYLHTV, from the coding sequence ATGCTTCCGCCGCCGCGTGCCGTTCAGCTCAATGAAGCGAACGCGTTTCTTAAAGAACACCCGGAGGTCCAGTACATCGACCTGCTGATTGCAGACATGAACGGTGTCGTGCGAGGCAAGCGCATCGAGCGCGCCAGCCTGCACCGGGTGTATGAAAAGGGCATCAACCTCCCCGCCTCACTGTTCGCCCTCGACATCAATGGCATCACGGTGGAAAGCACCGGTCTGGGGATGGACATCGGCGATTCGGACCGGACCTGTTTTCCGATTCCCAATACGCTGAGCAACGAACCCTGGCAAAAGCGCCCTACCGCACAGTTGCTCATGACGATGCACGAGCGCGACGGCTCGCCGTTCTTCGCTGATCCTCGTGAGGTGCTGCGCCAGGTGGTGAGCAAGTTCGACGAACTGGGACTGACCATCTGCGCCGCCTTCGAACTCGAGTTCTACCTGATCGATCAGGAGAACGTGAACGGCCGCCCGCAACCGCCGCGCTCGCCGATTTCGGGCAAGCGGCCGCACTCCACCCAGGTCTATCTGATCGATGACCTCGACGAATATGTCGACTGTCTGCAGGACGTCCTCGAGGGCGCCAAGGAACAGGGCATTCCCGCCGATGCCATCGTCAAGGAAAGCGCCCCGGCGCAATTCGAGGTCAACCTCCACCACGTCGCCGACCCGATCAAGGCCTGCGACTACGCGGTACTGCTCAAACGGCTGATCAAGAACATCGCGTACGACCACGAAATGGACACCACCTTCATGGCCAAGCCTTATCCGGGCCAGGCCGGCAATGGGTTGCACGTGCACATTTCGCTGCTGGACAAGAGCGGTAACAATATCTTCGCCACCGACAATCCGCTGGAAAGCGAAACGCTGCGTCATGCCATCGGCGGCATTCAGCAGACCATGGCCGCCTCGATGGCGTTTCTCTGCCCCAACGTCAACTCTTACCGCCGTTTCGGTGCGCAGTTCTACGTACCGAACGCGCCCTGCTGGGGCCTGGACAACCGCACCGTCGCACTGCGGGTCCCGACCGACAGCCCGGACGCCGTGCGCATCGAGCACCGCGTCGCGGGGGCCGATGCCAATCCCTACCTGCTGCTGGCCAGCGTCCTTGCCGGCATCCATCACGGCCTGACCAACAAGATCGCACCGGACGAGCCGATCGAGGGTAATTCCTACGAGCAGGTCGAACCGAGCCTGCCATCCAACCTGCGCGACGCCCTGCGCGAGCTGGATGACAGCGAAATCATGGCCCGCTACATCAGCCCGCAATACATCGATATCTTCGTGGCCTGCAAGGAAAGCGAACTGGAGGAGTTCGAGCATTCCATTTCCGATCTGGAATACAACTGGTACCTGCACACCGTCTGA
- a CDS encoding TetR/AcrR family transcriptional regulator: MWLPIATMKTPDRSPRPATSRKPRASSQARIAQILAAARERLAEQGVAGLSIYSVAEHAGIPPSSVYHFFASVPALLTALTADVHAAFRASLEQPVDHQALGNWRDLSRLIEGRMLAIYDNDAAARQLILTQHGLTEVTQADRQHDIELGELMRVLFVRHFELPPLPDDIGVFALALELGDRVYARSVHQHGCITQRMAEEGMRVFDAYLGLYLPPFLPKRVQPGD, translated from the coding sequence ATGTGGCTTCCAATAGCCACCATGAAAACACCCGACCGTTCCCCTCGTCCCGCGACCAGCCGCAAGCCCCGCGCCAGCAGTCAGGCCCGTATCGCTCAGATTCTTGCCGCCGCGCGCGAACGGCTGGCCGAGCAGGGCGTGGCCGGGCTTTCGATCTACAGCGTCGCTGAGCACGCTGGGATTCCGCCCTCCTCGGTCTATCACTTCTTTGCCAGCGTCCCGGCGCTGCTCACTGCGCTCACCGCCGACGTGCATGCCGCCTTTCGCGCCAGCCTCGAGCAACCCGTCGACCATCAGGCACTGGGCAACTGGCGTGATCTGTCCCGACTGATCGAGGGACGGATGCTGGCGATCTATGACAACGACGCCGCCGCCCGACAGCTGATTCTCACCCAGCACGGCCTGACCGAGGTTACCCAGGCCGATCGCCAGCACGACATCGAACTCGGCGAACTGATGCGGGTCCTTTTTGTACGCCACTTCGAGCTGCCGCCACTGCCCGACGACATCGGCGTGTTCGCCCTCGCGCTGGAGCTAGGCGACCGGGTTTACGCGCGCTCCGTGCACCAGCACGGTTGCATTACCCAGCGGATGGCAGAGGAAGGGATGCGGGTGTTCGATGCGTACCTGGGGCTGTACCTGCCGCCATTCCTGCCCAAACGCGTCCAGCCAGGCGACTGA
- the aguB gene encoding N-carbamoylputrescine amidase, with protein MSRTVTVAATQMACSWDRQANIANAEKLVREAAAKGAQVILIQELFETPYFCQKPNPQYLQLATTVEQNPAIQHFQKVAAELQVVLPISFFEVAGRARFNSIAIIDADGKVLGVYRKSHIPDGPGYHEKYYFNPGDTGFKVWNTRYARIGVAICWDQWFPETARSMALMGAELLFYPTAIGSEPHDPNITSRDHWQRVQQGHAGANLMPLIASNRIGTEEQDGYDITFYGSSFIADQFGAKVEELDETSEGVLVHAFDLDQLEHIRSAWGVFRDRRPNLYGPIKTLDGSLES; from the coding sequence ATGTCCCGCACCGTTACCGTCGCCGCTACCCAGATGGCTTGCTCCTGGGATCGTCAGGCCAACATCGCCAACGCCGAGAAGCTGGTCCGTGAAGCGGCCGCCAAGGGCGCGCAGGTGATCCTGATCCAGGAGCTGTTCGAGACGCCCTATTTCTGCCAGAAGCCGAACCCGCAATACCTGCAATTGGCCACGACGGTCGAGCAGAACCCCGCGATCCAGCACTTCCAGAAGGTGGCGGCCGAATTGCAGGTGGTGCTGCCGATCAGCTTCTTCGAGGTTGCCGGCCGCGCGCGCTTCAATTCCATCGCGATCATCGATGCCGACGGCAAGGTGCTGGGTGTCTATCGCAAGAGCCACATTCCGGACGGCCCCGGCTACCACGAGAAGTATTACTTCAATCCGGGCGATACCGGCTTCAAGGTCTGGAATACCCGCTACGCCAGGATCGGCGTGGCGATCTGCTGGGACCAGTGGTTCCCGGAAACCGCGCGCAGCATGGCGCTGATGGGTGCCGAGCTGTTGTTCTACCCGACCGCGATCGGCAGCGAGCCGCATGATCCGAACATCACTTCGCGCGACCATTGGCAGCGCGTGCAGCAGGGTCACGCCGGTGCGAACCTGATGCCGCTGATCGCCAGCAACCGCATCGGCACCGAGGAGCAGGACGGCTACGACATTACCTTCTACGGTTCGTCCTTCATTGCCGACCAGTTTGGCGCCAAGGTCGAGGAGCTGGACGAGACCAGCGAAGGCGTCCTGGTGCACGCGTTCGATCTCGACCAGCTGGAGCATATCCGCAGCGCCTGGGGCGTGTTCCGTGATCGTCGACCGAACCTGTACGGCCCGATCAAGACGCTCGACGGATCGCTGGAGTCCTGA
- the aguA gene encoding agmatine deiminase, with product MTTLTTTPRADDYHMPAEWAPHSQTWMVWPQRPDNWRDQGTPAQAAFTAVAKAIARFEPVTVCATAEQYVAAREQLDDPRIRLVEMSSDDAWVRDTGPTFVINGKGGLRGVDWTFNAWGGLDGGLYEDWQRDDEVARKILEIERCDRYRTEGFVLEGGSIHVDGEGTLITTEQCLLNRNRNPHLTREAIEAVLSDYLAIDKVIWLPLGLYNDETDGHVDNFCCFVRPGEVLLAWTDDPDNPNYEACQAAMRVLEQARDAWDRPLRVHKMPIPGPLHASEAECAGVVPLIGSQPRDPSIRLAGSYVNFLIVNDGIIAPSFDDPLDAEAERILAQLFPDHQVVMVPGREILLGGGNIHCITQQQPLPAQRQGANPQRTRA from the coding sequence ATGACCACCCTGACCACGACCCCGCGTGCCGACGATTACCACATGCCCGCCGAATGGGCGCCGCACAGCCAGACCTGGATGGTCTGGCCTCAGCGTCCGGACAACTGGCGCGACCAGGGCACGCCGGCACAAGCGGCCTTTACCGCAGTGGCCAAGGCCATCGCGCGCTTCGAGCCGGTCACGGTCTGCGCGACCGCCGAGCAATACGTGGCCGCTCGCGAGCAGCTCGACGACCCACGCATTCGTTTGGTGGAAATGAGCAGCGACGACGCCTGGGTGCGTGACACCGGCCCGACCTTCGTGATCAACGGCAAGGGCGGGCTACGGGGCGTCGATTGGACGTTCAACGCCTGGGGCGGGCTCGATGGCGGACTGTACGAAGACTGGCAGCGCGACGACGAGGTGGCACGCAAGATTCTCGAAATCGAACGCTGCGACCGCTACCGCACCGAGGGCTTCGTGCTCGAGGGCGGTTCGATTCACGTCGATGGCGAAGGCACCTTGATCACTACCGAGCAATGCCTGCTCAATCGCAATCGCAACCCGCATCTGACGCGCGAGGCAATCGAAGCGGTACTGTCCGACTACCTGGCGATCGATAAGGTCATCTGGCTGCCGCTCGGCCTGTACAACGACGAAACCGACGGGCATGTGGACAACTTCTGTTGCTTTGTCCGCCCCGGCGAGGTGCTGCTGGCCTGGACCGACGACCCGGACAACCCCAATTACGAGGCATGCCAGGCCGCCATGCGCGTGCTTGAACAGGCGCGTGATGCCTGGGACCGCCCGCTGCGGGTACACAAGATGCCGATTCCGGGCCCACTGCACGCCAGCGAAGCGGAATGCGCCGGTGTCGTGCCGCTGATAGGCAGCCAGCCGCGTGACCCCTCGATTCGCCTGGCCGGCAGCTACGTGAATTTTTTGATCGTCAACGACGGCATCATCGCGCCGTCCTTCGATGACCCGCTCGATGCCGAAGCCGAGCGCATTCTGGCGCAGCTCTTCCCGGACCATCAGGTGGTGATGGTGCCTGGCCGTGAAATCCTGCTCGGCGGCGGCAATATCCATTGCATCACCCAGCAGCAGCCGCTACCGGCTCAGCGCCAGGGCGCGAACCCGCAAAGAACGCGAGCGTGA
- a CDS encoding GGDEF domain-containing protein, giving the protein MNSVNQRSESGGGIVPPTEAQTLLALLHARAEVERLSEREQLFSTLMGAVNAVLWAFDWQAQQMIYVSPAYEQVFGRSAALLLADFGEWRNSIYPDDLAYAQQSMLEVLDKGAIEAREYRIIRADGQLRWLSDKCFIARNADSSRGPIIVGIAEDITEKKQLEGELQRLATIDVLTQSSNRRYFFECAQREFDRARQYASPLAFQLLDIDDFKRINDTHGHQVGDQVLQRVAHCGSSVLRRGDLFGRIGGEEFALLLPGCQPDLAEQIADRLQREIQRLVFTSPDGQRFGVTISLGVTYLRASDPDLSALFARADAAMYTAKRLGKNQVIVS; this is encoded by the coding sequence ATGAATTCCGTGAACCAGCGAAGCGAATCGGGGGGTGGCATCGTTCCCCCGACCGAGGCGCAAACCCTGTTGGCACTGCTGCACGCTCGCGCCGAAGTCGAGCGTCTGAGCGAACGAGAGCAGCTGTTCAGCACCCTGATGGGGGCTGTCAATGCGGTGCTGTGGGCCTTCGATTGGCAGGCCCAGCAGATGATCTATGTCAGCCCGGCCTACGAGCAGGTGTTCGGTCGCTCGGCCGCGTTGTTGCTGGCCGATTTCGGCGAATGGCGCAACAGCATCTATCCGGACGACCTCGCTTACGCCCAGCAGAGCATGCTCGAGGTGCTCGACAAGGGCGCCATCGAAGCGCGCGAGTACCGCATCATCCGCGCGGATGGGCAGTTGCGTTGGCTCAGCGACAAATGTTTCATCGCCCGCAACGCGGACAGTTCGCGGGGGCCGATCATCGTCGGGATCGCCGAGGACATCACGGAGAAAAAGCAGCTCGAAGGCGAATTGCAGCGTCTGGCCACCATCGACGTGCTGACCCAGAGCAGCAACCGCCGATACTTCTTCGAATGCGCCCAGCGCGAGTTCGACCGTGCTCGGCAATACGCCAGCCCGCTGGCGTTTCAGTTGCTGGACATCGATGACTTCAAGCGGATCAACGACACCCATGGCCACCAGGTGGGCGATCAGGTGTTGCAACGCGTCGCGCATTGCGGTTCGTCCGTGCTGCGCCGGGGGGATCTGTTCGGTCGCATCGGAGGCGAAGAGTTCGCCTTGCTGCTGCCCGGTTGTCAGCCCGACCTGGCCGAACAGATCGCCGACCGCCTCCAGCGCGAGATCCAGCGGCTGGTCTTTACCAGCCCGGACGGCCAGCGCTTCGGCGTCACCATCAGCCTTGGGGTGACCTACCTGCGGGCCAGCGATCCTGACCTCAGTGCGCTCTTCGCTCGTGCCGACGCCGCCATGTATACCGCCAAGCGCCTGGGCAAGAATCAGGTGATCGTCAGCTAG